The sequence AACTGAGGGACGATGGTTTTATGTCGATGGTGATATTTTACCAAGAACAATACCTAAACCGAAAGACCCTTGCTGGTGTAAAAGTGGTTATAAATATAGGCAATGCCATGGAAAATGAGGAAGATTGGAGATCTGGAGACACGTAGTTTTAATTAATCACACAGCTTTTAAAATACAGCTCATCCTTTAGTCGATGATATGTCTGAACTAAAAAATCTAAGATAAGGGTACGATCGATCTAATCATTAACCTTATCTATAAAATGCCAGATTTAAAGAAAATTGCTGCTCAGTTGGAAAGTGCCGATTCTAAGGATCGTTTATTAGCTTTAACATCTTTGAGGGAAGTTGCACCAGAAGATGCCGTTCCCTTAATTAAAAAAGTTTTAAACGATGAGATACTACCAGTGCGCTCAATGGCGGTTTTTGCCTTGGGAATCAAGCCAACAGCCGAGTGTTTCCCGCTACTAATCGATTTATTAGCCAGTGATCCAGACTATGGTATTCGAGCGGATGCAGCGGGAGCATTAGGGTATCTCAATGATATTCGTGCCTTTGAACATCTAGTTAGAGCATTTTACGAAGATACAAACTGGTTGGTAAGATTTAGTGCAGCGGTTTCTTTGGGCAACCTACAAGATATTAGAGCTAAGGAGTTGCTGATGGAAGCTCTTGATAGCGAGGAAGTTATTCTACAGCAAGCAGCGATCGCCGCTTTAGGAGAAATCAAAGCAGTAGAATCAGTAGATAAAATCTTGAATTTTGCCGCCTCAGAAGACTGGTTAATTCGTCAGAGGATCGCCGAAGCTTTAGGAAATTTGGGGACAGAAAAAAGTATCTCAGCCTTGAAATTTTTGGCGAAAGATCTGCACCCTCAAGTGAAAGAAGCTGCTCAAATATCTTTGCAGCGCCTGGGAGACAGTATTAAATAGATTTTTTAAAATTAATAGAAGATTAATAGACAAAAAAATATCGGTTTTTAACAACCGATTAATCAGGCTTATATTAGACTTTTTGCCTTATTTAAACAGTCATAATATCCTGTTCTTTAATCGCCAAAAGCTCATCAATTTTCTTGTTGTAGCTATCGGTGACGCTTTGAATTTCATCTTGTAAATCTCGCGATTCATCTTCTGATATATCGCTATTTTTCTCTTGTGTCCGCACTGCGTCGATCGCATCACGACGGATATTACGAATTCCCACCTTACCTTCTTCTGCCAACTTACCCGCCGTTTTAACCAACTCTTGACGACGCTGTTTAGTTAGAGGCGGAATATTGAGCCGAATCAAACTCCCATCATTATTGGGGGTTAAACCAATATCAGACATAGAGATTGCTTTCTCAATTTGCCCCATGCTACTTTTGTCATAAGGCTGAATCATAATTGTTGTGGCATCAGGAGTACTCAGGTTGGCAAGAGATTTCAAAGGAGTCTCTGAGCCATAATAGTCCACCATCACCCGATCTAATAAAGAGGTGCTAGCTCTTCCTGTCCTAATCGTGTTGAAAGACCTTTGAGTTGCCTCGATAGTCTTTTGCATACGTTCTTTTACTTCAGATAACTTCACAATTTCCTCCTACAATCGTGCCGACAGATTCACCTTTGCTCGCACGCATAATGTTACCATTTACCGAAAGATCGAATACTAAGATAGGAATATTATTTTCTTTACAAAGAGCGATCGCCGTACTGTCCATTACTTTTAATTCATTAGTCAAAACATGATGATAAGTTAAGCTTTGATAACGGCGAGCATCAGGATTCTTTACTGGATCGGCATCATAAATTCCGTCTACCTTAGTCGCCTTAAAAATAATTTCTGCATCAATCTCCGCTGCTCTTAAGGCAGCAGTTGTATCAGTAGTGAAGAAAGGATTGCCCGAACCTGCACCAAAGATGACTACTCGACCTCTTTCCAGGTGACGAATAGCACGACGACGGATATAAGGTTCTGCTACCTCCTGCATGGCAATTGCAGTTTGGAGACGATTGTCGATGCCAATTCTTTCCAAAGCGTCTTGCAAAGTCATGGCGTTCATCACGGTAGCAATCATGCCGATATAGTCAGCCGTTGCCCGATCCATACCCGCAGCGGAGGCTTTCATACCGCGAAAGATATTTCCCCCACCAACCACAATGGCTAGCTCCACCCCACTGTTGACTACGTCCGCTACTTCTTGGGCGATCTCGGCGACTACCATCGGATCGATGCCATAGCCTAAGTTGCCCATTAAGGCTTCGCCACTTAATTTTAATAAAACCCTCTGGTAACTCATTCCTAGAAAAGTAAACCTCAATCTTTCTTGTTATTTACCTCCCCATAACATAGCAGCTTTCCGTACTTTAGTAATGCAAAAAGCTCTAAGCTATCAAGCTAAGTAGCTTAAAAGTTATTTTAAAGCAAGCGATCGCCACAACCAGGTTTACTGGGGTCGCCAATTAATCTCTGTACCCACAGGTTCGACATAGTTTCTCTCAATTCTTTCTCCTCCAAGCATCGCCACAACGCTATTGCGCAGATAATGATGATTTTGTCCTGATTCTGCACCGTCATCAATTTTGCCTTGATAACGAATCACCGCCTCACTATCTAAGAGATAAACGGTTGGTAAAACTTTAGTCTTAAAAGCTTTTGCCACGTCTTGATTAGAATCTCTCAAATAGGGAAAATTGAGTTGTTTTGCTTGAGCATACTTTTGCATCGCTTTAATGCTATCAGCAATAGGCTCAACAGAGTAATTAGGGTCTATGCCAATAACGGTGAATTTTTGTCCCCCAAAATCAGTCTGAAGTTGCTTAAGACGCTCAAGATACTGATTTACTTCGGTCATATCGCTCATAAAAACTACAGCGATCGCCTCAAATCCACGGAGATAGTTACCCAGATGATATACCTTTTGATCGATACCTGGAAGCTCAAAGTCGGGGGCGTAATTACCTATCGTATTCATAAAGTTTTGGTTAATAATAAAGTTGGTAGTGGTAAAAAAGAGGCAGTATTCTATCTTTACAAACACCCAATTTTATCAGTTTTAAATTTGATTTAAGTGTGAATTGGCTCGGCATCTCTGGCTTTAAAGCATGGATACTAGCTAATCAATTATTCGACCTCTTGACATAAATATCGATCTAGTAGCTATTTATTGGGCTTAAAAGTTTGGGAATAACCAATTAGTTTATAGACTAGCTTGGCTGCGGTAAATTCTGAGGCTACTGAGTCAGATGTGGGTGCTAATTCCATCATGTCACAACCGATCACCTCATGTCGGGTGAATACTGCACGCATAAATTTAATTAGCTCATACCAGTTTAAACCGCCAGGTTCAGGAGTTCCTACTCCAGGCATGGAACTTGGATCTAAGCCATCAAGATCGATGGTGATAAATACTTTTTCCGTAGAGATTAAAGCGATCGCCTGCTCAATCCAGTCAGAATTGTGATAGATATCTTTAGCCCAAACTACAGGAATTTGCTGTTGTTTAATTAATTCTGCTTCTTCTAAGCAAATACTGCGAATACCTACGGGTAGAGTCGGTAGTCCCATGTCTAACACTCGACGCATGACGCAGGCGTGATTATAGATTGAACCCTCGTAACTATGGCGCATGTCCCCATGAGCATCAATCTGAATTACGGTAAAAGGCTGGCTTAACTGCTGTTGATAGGCTGTGACTATGGCTGCGGTAATACTATGTTCTCCCCCCAAGGCAATCACAAACTTTCCGTCAGTAATCAACTCAGATACTCTGTTGCCAACAATCGCCATCATCATCTCAGGCTCTAGATCGGGATTTAATTTAGTATTGGCGATCGCTTCTGTGGTAAATATTCCTGTCTGCTGACAAACTTCTTGTTCTAGCTCAAGGTCATAAGCTTCTAGCTGTTCTGAGGCGGTGATTATCGCTTCAGGGCCATTTTGACAGCCTTTACGGTAAGTAGTTGTTTTTTCATAAGGAATAGGCAAAATTACTACCTTTGCTTGATTGTAGGTAGTCTGTGCTTCTGAACCAATAAATTGTTGGGGAATCATTTAATGAGTGGGTAGTGGGTAGTGGGTAATGGGTAGTGGGTAATGGGTAATGGGTAATGGGTAATGGGTAATAGGTAGTTAATTGTTCATTGTGACGCGAGCTTGCGAGCTTATCCGAAGGTGTATACCGCAAGGGTACTAACTCCGTGTCGCCCTTTAGGGAATCCTTTAGGACTCATTGCAAATGGCGTTCCCCAAACCATTCATAGCGATGATCGCGGATTTGTTCATAACTGCGATCGCCTAGCCACTTCATGCCTGGAATAGCTCGATAGGCAGCAATAAAAGCTGATCCCAGAGGTAATAGGCGGGCAATTTCTTCCGCTGCGGCGCTTCCCTGCCATCTTCTAGCAGGGTTATTTGTTTCGATTAAAATCATTCCTGCCTCACAGTCTGTTGGCGTAATCCCATAATCAGCTAAAGCTATGGGATCCTGCATGGGAATATAACTGAAAGTTTGTTCGCGGTCAAATTGCTGGAGAATCTGGGCAAAATTGGAGCAGAGATTACACTTGCTGTCGTAAACGACTTGATATTTCATGATGCGAGATATATTTCTTTTTTAAGCTTGAGCAGCTATACAAATGGGATTTTATCGCCTAAAACAGAGGCAGTTATGCGAAAGACGAAAGAATCGTAATTTTTTAACTTATTTTATCTTGGTTTAGGAGACAATGTTTTGGCTATCTCTCTATCAGATCTGAAAAATACAAATGGTAATGATGGCTTAGTTATTCCTGGCAAAAATGAGGGCGATCGCTTGGGAGAAGCAGTTTATAGTGCAGGGGATCTCAATGGTGATGGTCTTGATGATCTAGTGGTGACTGCGCCTGATGGGGGAATACCCAGTACTGATGATGATAGCTATTATCAGAGCGATCGCCGTGGTCAAGCCTATGTGATTTTTGGTACTCGCAGCAGCAATAATTCTACTGTTAATCTTGATAGCCTCAATGGTAGCAATGGATTTAAGGTTTCTGGGATTGATGCTACTAATCAGTTGGGTAGTGCGGTTTCGGTGGGAGATCTTAATGGTGATGGCATTGATGACTTAGTTTTAGGTGCGCCTAACGCAGGACGCAATATTAGTAGCTATAACTACAGCTACAGTGAAAATAATGGTGAAGCTTATGTGATTTTTGGTACTCGCAATGGCAAAGATGCTAATTTCAATCTGCAATCGTTAAATGGCAGCAATGGTTTTACCCTTAAAGGAATTGACGCTTCAGATCTTTTGGGGACAGCTATTACTAGTGCAGGAGACATTAATGGTGATGGAATTGACGATCTAGCAGTTAGCGCTACAGGAGGGGGTCAACCAATTACCAATCGCAATGGTTTTACCTATAGCGATCGCCGTGGAGAAGTTTATGTTTTATTTGGCAAGAAAAACGGCTTTGATGCTCGAATTAATCTGTTTAATCTCAATGGTAGCAACGGTTTTATCGTTGATGGTAAGGATGCTAATGATAGCTTAGGTAGTGCTTTGAGTAATGCAGGAGATATCAATGGTGATGGGATTGATGATCTGGTGATTGGTGCGTCTAATGCAGGAAATGTGATCGATAGTCCCTTTGCTGATGGCGATAGCGATCGACGAGGAGAAATTTACGTTGTTTTTGGCAGTAAAAACGGATTTAATTCTCGATTTAGCGTTGGCGATCGCTTTACTCTGACAGGAATTGGCATAGAAGATAATTTAGGCACGGCAATTAGTAGTGCAGGCGATCTTAATGGGGATGGTATTGATGATTTAGTTATAGGTGCAGCTAACGCTTCTGTTGATGGGTCATATACCCAATCAGGTCAGGTTTACGTATTGTTTGGCCGTCAGGGTGGGTTTGGCACTCAGTTTGACCTTAATAGTCTCAACGGCAACAACGGCTTTAGTATTGCTGGTATCAATGGGGGAGATGGTTTAGGAAATGCCGTAAGCGCAGGAGATTTTAATGGTGATGACATTGACGATCTCCTGGTTGGTGCTAGTACCGCTGGGTCAGATAGTCGTGGTGCAGCCTACGTTCTGTTTGGTAAACGCAATGGTTTTACGTCGCAAGTAGATTTGGCTAATCTTAGCAGCAGTGCAGGCATCAAAATTGCGGGAGTTAGCAGTGAAGATCTGCTTGGTAGTGGGATTAGTAGTGGTGGAGATCTTAACGGTGATGGTGCTGACGATTTAATAGTTAGTGCGCCTGGTGTCGATTTAGGTAATGAATACACGAAAGAAGGTACGACCTATGTGATTTTTGGCAAGCCACAACCACAACCACAGCCAGTTCCTTCTAATAGTCCCACACCCTACAGCGATCGCCTTAAAGGAACTGCTCAAAACGACCAGATTTCAGGACAAAACGGTGATGATACTATCTTTGGGGAAGATGGCAACGACACCTTAGCGGGAGATGGTGGTAACGATCGGCTCTCTGGTAGCAATGGCAACGACACCTTAGCGGGAAATGATGGCGGAGATACAATCTCTGGTGGTGCAGGAACAGATCTGCTCAATGGTGGCAATCAACAAGACCGACTTTTAGGAGATGCGGGTAATGATAGCCTAGTGGGAGGCACTGATAATGATTTATTAGAAGGAGGTTCGGGGAATGACACTATTTTTGGTGCCGATCCCAATAACTTTCAGGTTCAAGTTGGCGAACAAGAAACCCTCATTGGTGGAGAGGGAACAGATTTATTTATCCTCGGTGACAAAAATCAGATCTACTATGACGATCGCAATTCCAGGACAGATGGTTCAACCGACTACGCTCTCATTGAAGACTTTAATCTTGCTCAAGACAAAATTCAGTTAAAAGGCGATCGCTCTTTATATAGCCTCTCTTTCTTTGCAGATGGCAATGGTAAAACCTTAGCTAACCTTTTTTACTTACAGCCAGAAGCAGTTCCCGAACGAGTGGGTATTCTTAAGAACGTTTCTTCTAACCTCACTTTAAGTAATTCTGCCTTTGTTTTTGTCGGTCAACAGCCTAGTAATCCGCCACCGACAACTATCATCGGTCAAGCAACTCCCTACAACGATCGCCTTAACGGAACTGCTCAAAACGACCAGATTTCAGGACAAAACGGTAATGATACTATCTTTGGGGAAGATGGCAACGACACCCTAGCGGGAGATGGTGGTAACGATCGGCTCTCTGGTAGCAATGGCAACGACACCTTAGCGGGAAATGATGGCGGAGATACAATCTCTGGTGGTGCAGGAACAGATCTGCTCAATGGTGGCAATCAACAAGACCGACTTCTAGGAGACGCGGGTAATGATAGCCTAGTGGGAGGCACTGATAATGATTTATTAGAAGGAGGTTCGGGGAATGACACTCTCTTTGGTGCCGATCCCAATAACTCCCAGGTTCAAGTTGGCGAACAAGAAACCCTCATTGGTGGAGAGGGAACAGATTTATTTATCCTCGGTGACAAAAATCAGATCTACTATGACGATCGCAATTCCAGGACAGATGGTTCAACGGACTACGCTTTAATTGAAGACTTTAATTCTGCTCAAGACAAAATTCAGTTAAAAGGCGATCGCAGTTTATATAGTTTGTCTTTCTTTGCAGATGGCAATGGTCAAACCTTAGCTAACCTCTATTACCTACAGCCAGGAGCAACAGCCGAACGAGTGGGTATTCTTAAGAACGTTTCTTCTAACCTCACTCTAAGTAATTCTGCCTTCATCTATTTACCAAATGAATCACCCCAACCAGCGTTTAATTTAATCGGTGGAGCAACACCTTACAATGACAAGCTTAAAGGCAGTGTTTTAAACGATCAAATCTCAGGAAATAGCGGAGACGACAACATCTCTGGCGGGGATGGTAATGATTCTCTAGCTGGTGATGGCGGTGGTGATTCTCTCTTTGGGGATAGTGGTAACGATACGGTTAACGGGGGCAACAATAACGATAATCTCTATGGTGCAGCAGGTAATGATTTGCTTGATGGAGGCAATAATCAAGACCAACTCTCAGGAGATGACGGTAACGATACCCTCAATGGCGGTACTGACAATGACTTCTTAACAGGGGGAATAGGTAACGATACTCTCAATGGTACTAACCCTAATAACTTTGAACTCCAGCTTGGGGAACAGGATACTTTGGTTGGTGGTGCAGACAGAGATCTTTTCATCCTAGGGGACAAAGATCGGCTCTACTATAGCGATCGCAATTCCAGGACAGATGGTTCAACCGACTACGCTGTAATTAAGGACTTCAATCCTGCACAAGATCAAATTCAGCTAAAAGGCGATCGCCGTTCATATAACCTCTCTTTCTTTACTGGTGCTAATGGTAATACTCTGGCTAGTATTTTATATCTTGAAGCTGGAAGTACTCCTGAAAGAATCGGCATCATTGAAGATGTCTCACCTGATTTGACCATCAATAACAGCGCTTTTACCTTTATTTAATACGCCTAATGTTAAAAATCATAGTGATTTATTTTTAGCTAAGAGCTAAAAGCTACGAACTAGTTCATTTAAACGAAGCTAATTCACATCAAGCGTACTTTAATTAGAGGCAAGTTTATCTGCCCATCTAGTTGTTTCTGGGAGGCGATATTTAGTGAGACAACCCATGACATAATTAATCGCCGTTGGTAAACTAATTTTGTGTCCAATCGAGACATAAATTGGCTTGACTTTAGTACGCGATCGCAATACCACACCAATAGTTTCACCCTTGTCTAGTAACGGTTGCCAGCTACCTTTTTCTAAGGAAACAGCTTCGTGTTGACCAATAAGTAAGGACTTTGCTACTCCAATTGTGGGAATGTCTAATAATACACCTAAATGACAAGCTAAACCGAGACGACGCGGATGAGCGTAACCTTGACCATCACAGAGAATTAAATCGGGAGTAGTTTTGATCTGAGGCAAGGCAGCCAAAATCGCGGGAATTTCGCGAAATGAAAGATAGCCTGGCACATAGGGAAAAGCAGTTGGGATACAGGCGATCGC is a genomic window of Pleurocapsa minor HA4230-MV1 containing:
- a CDS encoding HEAT repeat domain-containing protein, which codes for MPDLKKIAAQLESADSKDRLLALTSLREVAPEDAVPLIKKVLNDEILPVRSMAVFALGIKPTAECFPLLIDLLASDPDYGIRADAAGALGYLNDIRAFEHLVRAFYEDTNWLVRFSAAVSLGNLQDIRAKELLMEALDSEEVILQQAAIAALGEIKAVESVDKILNFAASEDWLIRQRIAEALGNLGTEKSISALKFLAKDLHPQVKEAAQISLQRLGDSIK
- the frr gene encoding ribosome recycling factor, translated to MKLSEVKERMQKTIEATQRSFNTIRTGRASTSLLDRVMVDYYGSETPLKSLANLSTPDATTIMIQPYDKSSMGQIEKAISMSDIGLTPNNDGSLIRLNIPPLTKQRRQELVKTAGKLAEEGKVGIRNIRRDAIDAVRTQEKNSDISEDESRDLQDEIQSVTDSYNKKIDELLAIKEQDIMTV
- the pyrH gene encoding UMP kinase, which gives rise to MSYQRVLLKLSGEALMGNLGYGIDPMVVAEIAQEVADVVNSGVELAIVVGGGNIFRGMKASAAGMDRATADYIGMIATVMNAMTLQDALERIGIDNRLQTAIAMQEVAEPYIRRRAIRHLERGRVVIFGAGSGNPFFTTDTTAALRAAEIDAEIIFKATKVDGIYDADPVKNPDARRYQSLTYHHVLTNELKVMDSTAIALCKENNIPILVFDLSVNGNIMRASKGESVGTIVGGNCEVI
- a CDS encoding redoxin domain-containing protein, with amino-acid sequence MNTIGNYAPDFELPGIDQKVYHLGNYLRGFEAIAVVFMSDMTEVNQYLERLKQLQTDFGGQKFTVIGIDPNYSVEPIADSIKAMQKYAQAKQLNFPYLRDSNQDVAKAFKTKVLPTVYLLDSEAVIRYQGKIDDGAESGQNHHYLRNSVVAMLGGERIERNYVEPVGTEINWRPQ
- the speB gene encoding agmatinase, which gives rise to MIPQQFIGSEAQTTYNQAKVVILPIPYEKTTTYRKGCQNGPEAIITASEQLEAYDLELEQEVCQQTGIFTTEAIANTKLNPDLEPEMMMAIVGNRVSELITDGKFVIALGGEHSITAAIVTAYQQQLSQPFTVIQIDAHGDMRHSYEGSIYNHACVMRRVLDMGLPTLPVGIRSICLEEAELIKQQQIPVVWAKDIYHNSDWIEQAIALISTEKVFITIDLDGLDPSSMPGVGTPEPGGLNWYELIKFMRAVFTRHEVIGCDMMELAPTSDSVASEFTAAKLVYKLIGYSQTFKPNK
- a CDS encoding DUF393 domain-containing protein — encoded protein: MKYQVVYDSKCNLCSNFAQILQQFDREQTFSYIPMQDPIALADYGITPTDCEAGMILIETNNPARRWQGSAAAEEIARLLPLGSAFIAAYRAIPGMKWLGDRSYEQIRDHRYEWFGERHLQ
- a CDS encoding FG-GAP repeat protein; its protein translation is MAISLSDLKNTNGNDGLVIPGKNEGDRLGEAVYSAGDLNGDGLDDLVVTAPDGGIPSTDDDSYYQSDRRGQAYVIFGTRSSNNSTVNLDSLNGSNGFKVSGIDATNQLGSAVSVGDLNGDGIDDLVLGAPNAGRNISSYNYSYSENNGEAYVIFGTRNGKDANFNLQSLNGSNGFTLKGIDASDLLGTAITSAGDINGDGIDDLAVSATGGGQPITNRNGFTYSDRRGEVYVLFGKKNGFDARINLFNLNGSNGFIVDGKDANDSLGSALSNAGDINGDGIDDLVIGASNAGNVIDSPFADGDSDRRGEIYVVFGSKNGFNSRFSVGDRFTLTGIGIEDNLGTAISSAGDLNGDGIDDLVIGAANASVDGSYTQSGQVYVLFGRQGGFGTQFDLNSLNGNNGFSIAGINGGDGLGNAVSAGDFNGDDIDDLLVGASTAGSDSRGAAYVLFGKRNGFTSQVDLANLSSSAGIKIAGVSSEDLLGSGISSGGDLNGDGADDLIVSAPGVDLGNEYTKEGTTYVIFGKPQPQPQPVPSNSPTPYSDRLKGTAQNDQISGQNGDDTIFGEDGNDTLAGDGGNDRLSGSNGNDTLAGNDGGDTISGGAGTDLLNGGNQQDRLLGDAGNDSLVGGTDNDLLEGGSGNDTIFGADPNNFQVQVGEQETLIGGEGTDLFILGDKNQIYYDDRNSRTDGSTDYALIEDFNLAQDKIQLKGDRSLYSLSFFADGNGKTLANLFYLQPEAVPERVGILKNVSSNLTLSNSAFVFVGQQPSNPPPTTIIGQATPYNDRLNGTAQNDQISGQNGNDTIFGEDGNDTLAGDGGNDRLSGSNGNDTLAGNDGGDTISGGAGTDLLNGGNQQDRLLGDAGNDSLVGGTDNDLLEGGSGNDTLFGADPNNSQVQVGEQETLIGGEGTDLFILGDKNQIYYDDRNSRTDGSTDYALIEDFNSAQDKIQLKGDRSLYSLSFFADGNGQTLANLYYLQPGATAERVGILKNVSSNLTLSNSAFIYLPNESPQPAFNLIGGATPYNDKLKGSVLNDQISGNSGDDNISGGDGNDSLAGDGGGDSLFGDSGNDTVNGGNNNDNLYGAAGNDLLDGGNNQDQLSGDDGNDTLNGGTDNDFLTGGIGNDTLNGTNPNNFELQLGEQDTLVGGADRDLFILGDKDRLYYSDRNSRTDGSTDYAVIKDFNPAQDQIQLKGDRRSYNLSFFTGANGNTLASILYLEAGSTPERIGIIEDVSPDLTINNSAFTFI
- the nfi gene encoding deoxyribonuclease V (cleaves DNA at apurinic or apyrimidinic sites), with protein sequence MTINFSHPWVKTVGEAKLIQAQLRDKVIDVDELGEVRYVAGVDIGFKNNYTISQAAIAILTYPELELVEQAIACIPTAFPYVPGYLSFREIPAILAALPQIKTTPDLILCDGQGYAHPRRLGLACHLGVLLDIPTIGVAKSLLIGQHEAVSLEKGSWQPLLDKGETIGVVLRSRTKVKPIYVSIGHKISLPTAINYVMGCLTKYRLPETTRWADKLASN